The nucleotide sequence GACGCCGAGCCGGATGTTCCAACTGCTGTCCTCGCCGCTGCCGTAGTACTCCAGCACGGTTTCGCCGGCGCGGACCGCGACCGCCGTGTGCAGCCCGTCGAGCTGCCCGGCCCGGAGCGTCTCGGTCAGCCGGTCGTGCAGGGCCGTCAAGGGGTTCCTCCTCGCCAGGGACTCCGCCGAGGATCGCACATCCGGGCCAGCGTCGGGTCGCGCCGCCGGCCGGCCCGGCGCAGGTGCACCGGAAGGAACCCGAGCCAGGCGAGGCCGACCAGCACCCAGAGGTTGCCGTAGAGCAGGCCCCAGCCCCGGAAGTGCCGGTCCCAGCCGTGCAGGTCGGCGAGTACCCAGCTGGTGCCGGCGACGAAGACCAGCCAGGTGAGGCCGGCGGCGACGAACCCGAGTCGGCTGCGGCCCCGCCAGGACCGTACGGCGAGCAGCACCAGCGCGGGTACGCACCAGACCCAGTGGTGGTGCCAGGAGACGGGTGAGACCAGCACGCCGGTCGTCGCGCAGGCGAACACGCCGAGCAGCGCCTCGCCGCGCCGGGCGCAGTACGCCGCCACCGCGATCCCGAGCAGCCCGACCAGGGCGGCCACCGGGAACCAGACCGTACCCGGGTCGGCGGAGTCGGTCAGCCGGGCCAGCGCACCGGCCAGCGACTGGTTCAGCACCGTCCGGGGGTCGGCGGTGACCCGTGAGGTGTCGAGCAGCGCGCCGGTCCAGAACCGCACCGAGTCCTCCGGTCGCCAGGCGAAGCCGAGCGCGACGGTGCCGGCGAAGCCGACCGCAGCGGTGCCCGCCGCCCGGAACCGGCCGGTGGCCAGCAGGTACACCACGAACACGAGCGGAGTGAGTTTGATCCCGGCGGCGATCCCCACCCCGAGGCCGGACCAGCGACGCCGGGGATCGCCGGTCAGGTCGACCAGCACCAGCAGCATCAGGAAGAGCCCGATCTGACCGGCCTGGAGGTGCCCGGAGACCGCGAACGTCGGCAGTGCGGCAAGCCCGCCGGCCAGCGTCGCCGTCGCCCGGTGCTCCGCTGCCACCCCGGCCGCCCGGAGCGTCACCCGGACCGCCGCCAGCAGCGCGAGGACCGAGGCGACCATCCACAGTGCCACGACGGCCGTCATGCCGAGCGACGCCAGCGGCCGGAGCAGCAGCGCCGCGAACGGCGGATAGGTGAAGCCCAGCGCGATGCCGTCGGTGCCGCGGTGACTGGCCTGGTAGAGCCCGCCGTCCCCGGAGGCGGCGGCGGAGACTCCCGCGTGGTACGTCGCCAGGTCGCCCCAGAAACGTCCGGTGCCCTGGTGAACCGCCGCCGCGGCGGCTCCGACGAGCAGCGGGAGCAGCACGAGACCGCCGGTCGGGTACGCCCGCCGGAGGCGCGGCCGGGCCGGCGCGGGCGCCACCGGGAGGCTCGGGCCCGGCCGGTCTCGCGGCGGTGGCTCTCCGGTTCCGCCGGGGGCGGGACCCAGGTGGGTACTGGTCACGGCGCTTTCCTTCCGCCGGCCGGTAGTCCGCATCCGGGGTCCGGGCAGCGGTATGGACGAAAAGGTAGCGATCTCTCCTCTGTCGTTCCTGGACCGAACCTCGATCACCCACGGTCCCCGTCCGCCGGTGCCGCCCTCCCGTTCCGGCCGGTCCGGGCCGCACCCCGGCGGAGCCGGT is from Micromonospora sp. WMMD1102 and encodes:
- a CDS encoding glycosyltransferase 87 family protein, translated to MTSTHLGPAPGGTGEPPPRDRPGPSLPVAPAPARPRLRRAYPTGGLVLLPLLVGAAAAAVHQGTGRFWGDLATYHAGVSAAASGDGGLYQASHRGTDGIALGFTYPPFAALLLRPLASLGMTAVVALWMVASVLALLAAVRVTLRAAGVAAEHRATATLAGGLAALPTFAVSGHLQAGQIGLFLMLLVLVDLTGDPRRRWSGLGVGIAAGIKLTPLVFVVYLLATGRFRAAGTAAVGFAGTVALGFAWRPEDSVRFWTGALLDTSRVTADPRTVLNQSLAGALARLTDSADPGTVWFPVAALVGLLGIAVAAYCARRGEALLGVFACATTGVLVSPVSWHHHWVWCVPALVLLAVRSWRGRSRLGFVAAGLTWLVFVAGTSWVLADLHGWDRHFRGWGLLYGNLWVLVGLAWLGFLPVHLRRAGRRRDPTLARMCDPRRSPWRGGTP